From one Culex quinquefasciatus strain JHB chromosome 3, VPISU_Cqui_1.0_pri_paternal, whole genome shotgun sequence genomic stretch:
- the LOC6052229 gene encoding fumarylacetoacetase, with product MKSFVPVPDNSDFPIQNLPYGVFSTEANSQHRVGVAIGEHVLDLGAVKNFYPEKYHEALSANVLNPLMSLGCESWAEVRRITQNLLLEGSELHTNQALQQTALVPLSSVTMHLPANIGDYTDFYSSIHHATNVGIMFRGKENALMPNWKHLPVGYHGRASSVVVSGTPIRRPLGQTLPVDGADPAFGPCRLFDFELEMAFFVGGPPTELGDRVTVDEAAKRVFGFVVMNDWSARDIQKWEYVPLGPFTAKNLGTTISPWVVPVAALEPFKVDNFPQDPKPFPYLTHEQKFNFDIKLEVDIKPANGVATTVCRSNYRNLYWTALQQIAHHTVTGCNLKPGDLMASGTISGDAADSFGSMLELSWKGTKQVQLLGGESRKFLQDNDEVTIRGFCRNDELRIGFGSASGVVLPAKPFE from the exons ATGAAGTCTTTTGTACCGGTTCCGGACAACAGCGACTTTCCGATTCAGAACCTTCCGTACGGTGTCTTTTCGACGGAAGCTAAC TCTCAGCACCGCGTCGGAGTTGCCATCGGAGAGCATGTGCTTGACCTTGGAGCCGTGAAGAACTTTTATCCCGAAAAGTACCAC GAAGCCCTGTCTGCCAATGTCCTGAACCCGTTGATGTCCCTTGGGTGCGAATCATGGGCCGAGGTTCGTCGCATCACCCAGAACTTGCTGCTAGAAGGTTCGGAGCTTCACACCAACCAGGCTCTCCAGCAGACTGCACTGGTTCCGCTGTCCTCGGTCACGATGCACCTGCCGGCCAACATCGGAGACTACACCGACTTTTACTCGTCGATTCATCACGCCACCAACGTGGGCATCATGTTCCGCGGCAAGGAAAACGCCCTCATGCCAAACTGGAAGCACCTCCCCGTGGGATATCACGGCCGGGCCAGTTCGGTGGTCGTATCCGGAACGCCAATCCGTCGTCCCCTCGGCCAAACCCTGCCCGTTGACGGTGCCGATCCTGCCTTTGGGCCGTGCCGGCTGTTTGACTTTGAGCTCGAAATGGCCTTCTTCGTGGGAGGACCACCGACGGAACTCGGCGATCGGGTCACCGTAGACGAAGCGGCCAAGCGTGTCTTCGGGTTCGTCGTCATGAACGACTGGAGTGCTCGGGACATCCAAAAGTGGGAGTACGTTCCGTTGGGACCGTTCACCGCGAAGAATCTCGGAACAACCATCTCCCCCTGGGTTGTCCCCGTGGCCGCCCTAGAACCGTTCAAAGTGGACAACTTCCCCCAGGACCCCAAACCATTCCCGTATCTAACCCACGAGCAAAAGTTCAACTTCGACATCAAGCTGGAAGTGGACATCAAAC CTGCCAACGGTGTCGCGACGACCGTCTGCCGGTCCAACTATCGAAACCTGTACTGGACGGCGCTGCAGCAGATTGCTCACCACACCGTCACCGGGTGCAACCTCAAGCCGGGTGACCTGATGGCCAGCGGAACGATCAGCGGCGACGCGGCGGACTCGTTCGGGTCGATGCTCGAACTTAGCTGGAAGGGCACAAAGCAGGTGCAGCTGCTGGGCGGCGAGAGCCGCAAGTTCCTGCAGGACAACGACGAGGTCACCATTCGGGGCTTTTGCCGGAACGATGAGCTGAGGATCGGGTTTGGGTCGGCCAGTGGGGTGGTGCTGCCAGCGAAGCCGTTTGAGTGA